AAAAAGTCTCGCGCGGCATTTTACCTGCAAAGGTCGCCCGAAAGGACAGGCTTCGTGAATAGCTTTGCATTCCTGGAACTTACACCCGCTTGCGCCATCCAAACAAGATGAAATTGGGTGGAGCCAAAGCATTCAGTTTCGAGCGTACTTTGCGATCTTCCTGTTAAAAACATGCTACTCTCGGAGAGTTGGAGATGGAGTTTGAGCAAGAGTAAGTGGTTCATCCGTACCTATCCGTGTAATCCGTGGTTAAATCTGAGTTCCTCGCGTATTTTTTCAAAATAAGCCCGGTGATTTTTGGCGAAGCGGACGGAATACGCTTTTCGCTTGCCGGCTGGAGAAAACGTCAATTGATCGTAAAGCATGCGGATTTCGGGGGTAATTTCAAGGGAATCGCAGCCAATTAGGATCGGTCGCAGGGTTTTAACGATAAAGACAAGGCGCTTGGAGGGTTCGATGAAGCCCAGATAGCCTTTCCGATTTCGCGGCAGGCCTGGAACCCGCCCGATCACCACCGGCACCGACCAGACCAGAGTTTCACCCTTATCAAGCCTCGATTCAAGCGCCTCCCGGCTTTCGGCGGAAATGATTTCGGGCAGTTGTGAGATGCGCTGTTCCTCGGCTCCGATGCTGCGCAGTTTCAGCAGGATGAAGCGGATGGTGTGATAAATATGGCGGAACAAAAGGGGCGCCAGCCAGAGGAACAAGAAAAATAAACCCAACAGCACTCCAAGCGCGATGAAGGGATGCAGATAAATCAGGCTGAGCCCGCCGACCACAATCAGATCTTCCGTGACACTAACAATTGAATTGGAGAAGGGCTCCGGTGAAGCATTGACCACCAGACGGGTCCCGGCCTTGGCCAGGTGGCTGCTGAGCGTGATGCTGCCGCAAAAGAGCCCGGCCAGGACGGTGATGCGGGGGTCCACCGGAGCAAGGGCGGCAAGCCCGAGGATGACGCCGCCCGCCGGGCGAATGACGGTATGGAAGGCGTCCCACAATGAATCGAACCAGGGCCATTTATCTGCAATAAACTCGATCAGGGTCATGATGCCGGAAACAATGAGGATGGCCGGGTGCGCCATGATATGGAGATGTTCCATGCCGGGCCCGAGGTGGACCCAACCGAGATTCAAGGAAAGGCTCAGGACAAAGACGGTGAGGTAAAGGTTCAGCCCGGCCAGCGCGGACAATCCCATGGCAGTCGCAAGGAGCTGCAGCTCAGTCATGAAACGAGAATAACCTCAAGTATTTCAGATGTCACGCCGGGGCGCCTGGACCGCAATCGATAGCCCAAATAGATTGCCATGCCGGAGATCATCAGAGGGATGATTTTAAATGCGTAGAAGAGACCGAGAGCCAGATTCTGGCCGGATTTGACGGGCGAGGCGTTTTTCATTTGGTTTGAAAAAGTTTTAAGTCTTACGATTTAAGTTTAAAGCTTTTTTTGCGTATTTCGTGGTTAGATTTCAAGAGTTTGAGTCAGAGTAAGAGTAAGATATTTATCAGTGCCCAGGCTGGTATAAATCCGCGCCTTCAGCGCTTCCAGTTTTAAACTTCCTTTATCTTCGCGTGCTTTGTGTAGAAAGCATTTTGCCCCCTGGCCGCTTGAATAATAGGCATCGACGGGCCGTTGGCTTTGTTGAATAATCGCAGCTTCTGCATTCATGCGAACATTTTTGCTGCTTTTTTGCCTGGGCTGTACCGTTCACGTTGTGGCGGCGCAGACGCCTCGCGGGTTGACCCCGGTTGAAAAGCGTCCCGCCGGGCCGCAGGCCGCGCAGACGCCCGCGCAAAACGAGCAACCCTCCCCCTCCCAACAAGCAACGCCGGAACAAACCAAAACAGACAACCCGCCTGCTCCGGTCAAACAGGCGTCCGGGCCTTCCATCCAGACGGATGGAACCAATGTGCGTTATTACGGCCATTCCTTTGTTTATCTCACATCGTCGAGCGGGGTGCGCGTGGCCCTCAATCCATTTTCGGATGAGGCGGGCATGGCCTACAAATTTCCTCCCACCTTGCCGGCTGACATCGTGTTGATCAGCGCCGAAAGCACCGACCTCAACGGCGGGCAGGCTCTGTTTGGATTGCCGCAGGTATTCCGGAGCTTGACGGGACTTGGAGCAAATCGCGCCAATGGGATTCCCTTTCGCGGCATCGCTACTTTCCGCGATGACAAAAACGGCGCCGAATCCGGAGGCAACACGGTTTATGTTGTCGAAATGGACAACCTCCGATTCTGCCATCTTGGCGCCATCGGCCATGTTTTAACCCGCAGCCAGATTCAGGAGATCGGGCGTGTGGATGTGCTCTTTCTTCCGGTTGGAAACCTGGAATTAACCAATTCGGAATTATGGAAACTGGCGGAACAGACAAAGGCAAAGTGGATTGTGCCGGTCGCCTACAAAACCGACAAATCGGGCCCGCTGCAATTGCGTCCCGTCCAGGACTTTGATCCGGGCGCCCATCCTCTCAAAACACTAGCCACCAGCGATTATGTCTTCCGCCCATCCGATGCGCCGTCTGTGCCGACGGTACTGATATTCAAATTGCCATGAAAATTCTGGTTGTGGGAAATGGGGGGCGCGAGCACGCCATCGGCTGGGCCCTGGCTCAGGACGCGCGGGTTTCCGAATTGTATTTTGCCCCCGGCAATGCCGGAACCGGGCAGTTGGGAAAAAATATTCCGGTAAAGACGGACGATATCAAGGGACTCAAGTCCTGGTGCGAAACCGCCCGCCCCGGACTGGTGGTCGCCGGCCCCGAGGCGCCGCTTTGCCTGGGTCTGGCGGATGAGCTGGCAGCCGTTGGAATTCCTGTTTTTGGGCCCGGCAGGTCGGGCGCGCGTCTGGAAGCCAGCAAGATTTTCACGAAGGATCTGCTGGCAAAGGCAAAGATCCCGACGGCGGCGAGCGCCCGGTTTTCGGACCCCGCGCAAGCTCTCGCTTATTGTGAGGGGCAGCCGTATCCGCTTGTGATCAAGGCGGACGGCCTTGCTGCGGGCAAGGGGGTGATCATCGCGCAGACGCGCGCGGAAGCGGAACAAGCCATCCGCCAAATCATGACCGAGAAAGTGTTCGGCGCTTCGGGAGAAAATATTCTGATCGAGGAATTCCTTGAGGGCGAGGAGGCGTCGATCCATGCGGTGACGGACGGACGGGATTATGTGCTGATGCCGAGTTCGCAGGACCACAAGCGGATTTACGACAATGACAAGGGGCCTAACACTGGGGGCATGGGCGCCTATGCCCCGGCGCCTGTCG
Above is a genomic segment from Candidatus Methylacidiphilales bacterium containing:
- a CDS encoding DUF4126 domain-containing protein, with the protein product MTELQLLATAMGLSALAGLNLYLTVFVLSLSLNLGWVHLGPGMEHLHIMAHPAILIVSGIMTLIEFIADKWPWFDSLWDAFHTVIRPAGGVILGLAALAPVDPRITVLAGLFCGSITLSSHLAKAGTRLVVNASPEPFSNSIVSVTEDLIVVGGLSLIYLHPFIALGVLLGLFFLFLWLAPLLFRHIYHTIRFILLKLRSIGAEEQRISQLPEIISAESREALESRLDKGETLVWSVPVVIGRVPGLPRNRKGYLGFIEPSKRLVFIVKTLRPILIGCDSLEITPEIRMLYDQLTFSPAGKRKAYSVRFAKNHRAYFEKIREELRFNHGLHG
- a CDS encoding MBL fold metallo-hydrolase, which gives rise to MRTFLLLFCLGCTVHVVAAQTPRGLTPVEKRPAGPQAAQTPAQNEQPSPSQQATPEQTKTDNPPAPVKQASGPSIQTDGTNVRYYGHSFVYLTSSSGVRVALNPFSDEAGMAYKFPPTLPADIVLISAESTDLNGGQALFGLPQVFRSLTGLGANRANGIPFRGIATFRDDKNGAESGGNTVYVVEMDNLRFCHLGAIGHVLTRSQIQEIGRVDVLFLPVGNLELTNSELWKLAEQTKAKWIVPVAYKTDKSGPLQLRPVQDFDPGAHPLKTLATSDYVFRPSDAPSVPTVLIFKLP
- the purD gene encoding phosphoribosylamine--glycine ligase — protein: MKILVVGNGGREHAIGWALAQDARVSELYFAPGNAGTGQLGKNIPVKTDDIKGLKSWCETARPGLVVAGPEAPLCLGLADELAAVGIPVFGPGRSGARLEASKIFTKDLLAKAKIPTAASARFSDPAQALAYCEGQPYPLVIKADGLAAGKGVIIAQTRAEAEQAIRQIMTEKVFGASGENILIEEFLEGEEASIHAVTDGRDYVLMPSSQDHKRIYDNDKGPNTGGMGAYAPAPVVTKELLSHIEESVIRPMIRVLRDEGIPYQGVLYAGMMITAKGPKVLEFNCRFGDPETEVLLPLLETPLLDLLLATVEGRIGKLDFRLKNEHALTVVLAAPGYPEHPVIGQEIHGLEQAPPLLFHGGTLRKDGRVFTSGGRVLAATGRGKTLLEAKDAAYEQARRIRFEGAQFRSDIGKRALDLPQARR